In the genome of Pseudomonas putida, one region contains:
- a CDS encoding MerR family transcriptional regulator — MNIGELERRSGLGRHALRYYEQLGLIVAHRQANNYRSYSEQTVIDLAFIQSAQGAGFSLAEIGNILAAKRGNSINCAQGAALVASKMADIQAKIATLQAAYVFLDAERAKLEASAIAQGLMVGASAPERPSDA; from the coding sequence GTGAATATCGGAGAATTGGAGCGCCGAAGTGGGCTGGGCCGCCATGCATTGCGCTATTACGAGCAACTCGGGCTGATCGTCGCCCATCGACAGGCCAACAATTACCGCAGCTACAGCGAGCAGACCGTTATTGACCTGGCGTTCATTCAGAGCGCCCAGGGGGCGGGTTTTTCACTCGCTGAGATTGGGAACATCCTGGCGGCCAAACGGGGTAATTCGATCAACTGCGCGCAAGGCGCAGCCTTGGTCGCCAGCAAGATGGCCGACATTCAAGCGAAGATCGCCACCTTGCAAGCTGCGTATGTTTTTCTGGACGCGGAGCGCGCCAAGCTTGAAGCCAGTGCCATTGCCCAAGGGCTCATGGTTGGGGCGAGCGCGCCCGAGCGACCGTCCGATGCTTGA
- a CDS encoding aromatic amino acid transport family protein, protein MGVQQQIPQESGLKAHALGRFETLGIIIGTNIGAGVLSMAFAARKVGYIPLLVCLLVTCLFCVITMLYVAESCLRTRQNLQLSGLSRKYLGAFGGWLIFFAVAANSYGALIAYISGSGNILADFFGQYGLSRQQGSLLFFIPAALVLYLGLKALGVAEKLISTGMVLIVCLLIGATVLHEDSTLVHLWQSQWQYVVPIFNLAVFVFGAQFLVPEIVRGNLETPKRIPGLIIGGMLLTLVLVAAIPASVIALVGTEHLSEVATLSWGKSLGQWAYYVANTFALLAMLTSYWGLGGCLFTNIFDQMRLGDESNKRKRLVVLAVVTLPPILVAYSGFSGFVNALYFAGTFGGVLMGIIPILLLNAARKAGDQAPAFTCGWYAHPLIQIVIVLIFLSSGVYAVLSALGMLPASW, encoded by the coding sequence GTGGGTGTACAACAACAGATCCCCCAGGAATCAGGCCTAAAGGCCCATGCACTGGGGCGCTTCGAAACGCTTGGCATCATCATTGGCACCAACATCGGCGCAGGCGTGCTCAGCATGGCCTTCGCCGCCCGCAAGGTCGGCTACATCCCGTTGCTGGTCTGCCTGCTGGTGACCTGCCTGTTCTGCGTCATCACCATGCTCTACGTCGCCGAAAGCTGCCTGCGGACCCGCCAGAACCTGCAGTTGAGTGGCCTGTCCCGCAAGTACCTGGGGGCATTCGGCGGCTGGCTGATCTTCTTCGCCGTCGCCGCCAACAGCTATGGCGCACTCATCGCCTACATCAGCGGCAGCGGCAATATCCTCGCTGACTTCTTCGGCCAATACGGCCTGAGCCGGCAACAGGGCAGCTTGTTGTTCTTCATCCCCGCTGCATTGGTGCTGTACCTGGGGCTCAAGGCGCTCGGTGTGGCTGAGAAGCTGATCAGCACGGGGATGGTACTGATTGTCTGCCTGCTGATCGGCGCCACCGTACTGCACGAAGACTCGACCCTGGTCCACCTGTGGCAGAGCCAGTGGCAGTACGTGGTACCGATCTTCAACCTGGCGGTGTTCGTGTTCGGTGCGCAGTTCCTGGTGCCTGAGATCGTGCGGGGCAACTTGGAAACGCCCAAGCGCATCCCCGGGCTGATCATCGGCGGCATGCTGCTGACCCTGGTGCTGGTGGCGGCCATCCCGGCATCGGTCATCGCCCTGGTCGGAACCGAGCATTTGAGCGAAGTGGCGACCTTGAGCTGGGGCAAGTCGCTCGGGCAGTGGGCCTATTACGTGGCCAATACCTTTGCCTTGCTGGCCATGCTGACGTCCTATTGGGGGCTGGGCGGATGCCTGTTCACCAACATTTTCGACCAGATGCGCCTGGGCGATGAAAGCAACAAGCGCAAGCGGTTAGTCGTGCTGGCCGTGGTGACGCTGCCACCGATCCTCGTGGCCTATTCCGGCTTCAGTGGCTTCGTTAACGCGCTGTACTTCGCCGGCACCTTCGGCGGCGTGCTGATGGGCATCATCCCGATCCTGCTGCTCAACGCGGCACGCAAGGCAGGCGATCAGGCACCAGCGTTCACCTGTGGCTGGTACGCGCACCCGCTGATTCAGATCGTCATCGTGCTGATCTTCCTCTCCAGTGGCGTGTACGCGGTGCTGTCGGCGCTGGGTATGCTGCCCGCCAGTTGGTGA
- a CDS encoding cupin domain-containing protein, with the protein MSLIRIRLDDQPDFSEFTALGHDGAQARTAGHRALPDGKGTTGIWECTPGTFRRQVAQAEYSYIVAGEGSFTPEHGEAIEFQAGDALYFEANTQGTWVIRQTVRKTYLILD; encoded by the coding sequence ATGTCCCTGATCCGCATCCGTCTGGATGACCAACCCGACTTCAGCGAATTCACTGCACTCGGCCACGATGGCGCCCAGGCGCGAACCGCTGGGCATCGCGCCCTGCCCGATGGCAAAGGCACCACTGGCATCTGGGAGTGCACCCCTGGCACCTTCCGTCGCCAGGTCGCCCAGGCCGAATACAGCTATATCGTGGCCGGCGAAGGCAGCTTCACCCCCGAGCACGGCGAGGCCATCGAGTTCCAGGCAGGCGACGCGCTCTATTTCGAGGCCAACACCCAAGGCACCTGGGTGATCCGCCAGACCGTACGCAAGACCTACCTGATTCTCGACTGA